The Rhodoferax sediminis genome has a segment encoding these proteins:
- the boxC gene encoding 2,3-epoxybenzoyl-CoA dihydrolase: MADMTPVVYQTTPSQYKHLKLSFEGQVATLSIDIAEDGGIRPGYKLKLNSYDLGVDIELYDALNRIRFEHPEVRSVVVTSLKDRIFCSGANIFMLGLSSHAWKVNFCKFTNETRNGIEDSSKHSGLKFVAALNGACAGGGYELALACDDIVLVDDRSSTVSLPEVPLLGVLPGTGGLTRVTDKRHVRHDLADIFCTTSEGVRGQKAIDWRLVDAIAKPQQFAQVVSERAAKLAAQSDRPAGAKGVALTPLQCIKTADALAYSFVAVAIDRANRTATFTVKAPAAAQPTDIAGIEALGAAWWPLEMARELDDAILHMRTNELDVGSWILKTTGDAKAVLACDATMLAHKDYWLVRETIGLLRRTLARLDVSSRSLFALIESGSCFAGTLAELAFCADRTYMLTLPDDADKAPALVLNEFNFGFYPMVNDQSRLARRFYEETAPMEAARGAAGKALDADAAEALGLVTAALDDIDWADEIRMVIESRAAMSPDALTGLEANLRFCQKENMATRIFGRLTAWQNWIFNRPNAVGEKGALKVYGKGEKAAFDLNRV; encoded by the coding sequence ATGGCCGACATGACGCCCGTGGTCTACCAGACCACCCCTTCCCAGTACAAACACCTGAAGCTGAGTTTCGAGGGCCAGGTGGCGACCTTGTCCATCGACATTGCGGAAGACGGCGGCATTCGCCCCGGCTACAAGCTCAAGCTCAATTCCTACGACCTGGGGGTGGACATCGAGCTGTACGACGCGCTCAACCGCATCCGCTTCGAGCACCCCGAAGTGCGCAGCGTGGTCGTGACCAGCCTGAAGGACCGCATTTTCTGCTCGGGCGCCAACATCTTCATGCTGGGTCTGTCCAGCCATGCGTGGAAGGTCAACTTCTGCAAGTTCACCAACGAAACCCGCAACGGCATCGAAGACTCCAGCAAACATTCCGGACTGAAGTTTGTGGCCGCTCTCAATGGCGCCTGCGCCGGTGGTGGCTACGAGTTGGCGCTGGCCTGCGACGACATCGTGCTGGTGGACGACCGTTCCTCCACCGTGTCGCTGCCCGAAGTGCCGTTGCTGGGCGTGCTGCCCGGCACCGGCGGCCTGACCCGTGTGACCGACAAGCGCCATGTGCGCCACGACCTGGCCGATATTTTCTGCACCACCTCGGAAGGCGTGCGCGGCCAGAAAGCGATTGACTGGCGCCTGGTCGACGCAATTGCCAAGCCGCAGCAGTTTGCGCAGGTGGTCAGCGAGCGCGCGGCCAAGCTGGCGGCCCAGAGCGACCGCCCGGCCGGCGCCAAGGGCGTGGCATTGACCCCGCTGCAGTGCATCAAAACGGCCGATGCCCTGGCCTACAGTTTTGTCGCCGTGGCCATCGACCGTGCCAACCGCACTGCCACCTTCACCGTGAAGGCTCCTGCCGCGGCACAACCCACGGACATCGCCGGCATCGAAGCCCTGGGTGCCGCCTGGTGGCCGCTGGAGATGGCGCGCGAACTCGACGACGCCATCCTGCACATGCGCACCAACGAACTCGACGTCGGCAGCTGGATTCTCAAAACCACGGGCGACGCCAAGGCCGTACTGGCCTGCGATGCGACGATGCTGGCGCACAAGGACTACTGGCTGGTGCGCGAAACGATTGGTCTGCTGCGCCGCACGCTGGCCCGGCTGGACGTGTCCTCGCGCAGCCTGTTTGCGCTGATCGAGTCCGGCTCCTGCTTCGCCGGCACGCTGGCCGAGCTGGCCTTTTGCGCCGACCGCACCTACATGCTGACGCTGCCGGACGATGCCGACAAGGCACCGGCACTCGTGCTGAACGAATTCAACTTCGGCTTTTATCCCATGGTCAACGACCAGTCGCGCCTGGCGCGCCGCTTCTATGAAGAAACGGCGCCGATGGAAGCGGCGCGCGGCGCGGCCGGCAAGGCGCTCGACGCCGATGCGGCCGAGGCGCTGGGCCTGGTGACCGCGGCGCTGGACGACATCGACTGGGCCGATGAGATCCGCATGGTGATCGAGTCGCGCGCCGCGATGTCGCCCGACGCCCTCACGGGCCTGGAGGCCAACCTGCGCTTTTGCCAGAAGGAAAACATGGCGACCCGCATTTTCGGGCGCCTGACGGCCTGGCAGAACTGGATCTTCAACCGCCCGAACGCGGTTGGCGAAAAGGGCGCGCTCAAGGTCTACGGCAAGGGCGAAAAGGCCGCCTTCGACCTGAACCGCGTCTGA
- the boxA gene encoding benzoyl-CoA 2,3-epoxidase subunit BoxA: MDMAVDARAIKQHLIDPEICIRCNTCESVCPTGAITHDDRNYVVNADICNQCMACISPCPTGSIDNWRIMPLARAYSIEEQLTWDELPPELTPEQLAAEGVSAVDEAALETPAAPALPAAVTGEAPFNSAAFGAAVPPWSAAHAYTNLYGPKQATTATVVGNFNCTEAGFANETHHVVLDFGAMPFPVLEGQSIGVVPPGVDAKGRPHTARQYSIASPRNGERPGYNNISLTVKRVTEDHQGRPVRGVASNYICDLKVGDTVQVIGPFGTSFLMPNHPKSHIVMICTGTGSAPMRAMTEWRRRLRASGKFEGGKLMLFFGARTQQELPYFGPLQNLPKDFIDINFAFSRAAGSPKRYVQDRMRERALDLAALLQDPNTYLYVCGLKSMEEGVVLALRDVAQEAGLSWDTIGAALKREGRLHLETY; encoded by the coding sequence ATGGACATGGCCGTCGACGCGCGTGCGATCAAGCAGCACTTGATCGACCCCGAAATCTGCATCCGCTGCAATACCTGCGAATCGGTGTGCCCGACGGGCGCGATCACGCATGATGACCGCAACTATGTCGTGAACGCCGATATCTGCAACCAGTGCATGGCCTGCATCTCGCCGTGTCCGACCGGCTCGATCGACAACTGGCGCATCATGCCGCTGGCGCGCGCCTATTCGATCGAGGAGCAGCTGACCTGGGACGAGCTGCCGCCCGAGCTCACCCCCGAGCAGTTAGCCGCCGAGGGCGTGAGCGCCGTCGACGAGGCGGCGCTGGAGACGCCAGCGGCCCCGGCACTGCCCGCCGCGGTCACCGGCGAGGCGCCGTTCAACTCGGCCGCGTTCGGCGCCGCGGTGCCGCCCTGGTCGGCGGCGCACGCCTACACCAACCTGTACGGTCCCAAGCAGGCGACCACGGCCACCGTGGTCGGCAACTTCAACTGCACCGAGGCCGGTTTCGCCAACGAGACCCACCATGTGGTGCTCGACTTCGGCGCCATGCCGTTTCCGGTGCTGGAAGGCCAGTCGATCGGCGTCGTGCCGCCTGGGGTGGACGCCAAGGGGCGCCCGCACACGGCGCGCCAGTACTCGATCGCGAGCCCGCGCAATGGCGAGCGGCCCGGCTACAACAACATCTCGCTGACCGTGAAGCGCGTCACCGAAGACCACCAGGGCCGGCCGGTGCGCGGCGTCGCGTCCAACTACATCTGCGACCTCAAGGTCGGCGACACCGTGCAGGTGATCGGTCCGTTCGGCACCTCGTTCCTGATGCCGAACCACCCGAAGTCGCACATCGTGATGATCTGTACCGGCACCGGCAGTGCACCGATGCGCGCGATGACCGAGTGGCGGCGACGTCTGCGTGCCTCCGGCAAGTTCGAGGGCGGCAAGCTGATGCTGTTCTTCGGCGCGCGCACGCAGCAGGAGCTGCCCTACTTCGGCCCGCTGCAGAACCTGCCCAAGGACTTCATCGACATCAACTTCGCGTTCTCGCGCGCGGCCGGCAGCCCCAAGCGCTACGTGCAGGACCGCATGCGCGAACGCGCGCTTGACCTGGCCGCGCTGCTGCAGGACCCCAACACCTACCTGTACGTCTGCGGGCTCAAGAGCATGGAAGAGGGTGTGGTGCTGGCGCTGCGTGATGTGGCGCAGGAGGCCGGCCTGTCGTGGGACACCATTGGCGCCGCGCTCAAGCGCGAAGGGCGCCTGCACCTCGAGACATATTGA
- a CDS encoding helix-turn-helix transcriptional regulator → MNVEALPLAAQLEAPGEEVRSPFLVALGERVRTLRSRRGMTRKAVARAADVSERHLANLEYGTGNASILVLLQVSQALQCSLAEMLGDITTSSPEWLLIRELLERRSEADLRRARMMLGELLGAGGDNEPARKARIALIGLRGAGKSTLGRRLADDLGYAFIELSREIEKFAGCGISEIHNLYGAHAYRRYERRALEEAIQIYPEVVIATPGGLVSDAANFNLLLTHCYTVWLQAAPADHMARVAAQGDLRPMAASREAMEDLKRILVGRSAFYSKADLTFNTSLRPLEESFEALRTQVRSGLALSP, encoded by the coding sequence ATGAATGTTGAGGCGCTGCCACTGGCGGCGCAGCTTGAGGCACCCGGGGAAGAGGTGCGCAGCCCTTTTCTGGTCGCGCTGGGCGAGCGCGTGCGCACCTTGCGCTCGCGCCGTGGCATGACGCGCAAGGCCGTGGCGCGCGCGGCGGACGTGTCGGAGCGGCATCTGGCGAACCTCGAATACGGCACGGGCAACGCCTCCATTCTGGTGTTGCTGCAGGTGTCGCAGGCGCTGCAGTGTTCGCTGGCAGAGATGCTGGGCGACATCACGACGTCGTCGCCCGAATGGCTGCTGATTCGCGAGCTGCTGGAGCGCCGCAGCGAGGCCGACCTGCGGCGCGCCCGCATGATGCTGGGCGAATTATTGGGTGCCGGCGGCGACAACGAACCCGCCCGCAAGGCGCGTATTGCGTTGATCGGGCTGCGCGGCGCCGGCAAGTCCACGCTGGGCCGGCGACTGGCCGACGACCTGGGCTACGCCTTCATCGAGCTGAGTCGCGAGATTGAAAAATTCGCGGGCTGCGGCATCAGCGAAATTCACAACCTTTACGGTGCCCATGCGTATCGCCGCTACGAGCGCAGGGCGCTGGAAGAGGCGATCCAGATCTATCCCGAAGTGGTGATTGCCACGCCCGGCGGCCTGGTGTCGGACGCGGCCAACTTCAACCTGTTGCTCACGCACTGCTACACCGTGTGGCTGCAGGCGGCGCCGGCCGACCACATGGCGCGCGTGGCGGCGCAGGGCGACCTGCGGCCCATGGCGGCGAGCAGGGAGGCGATGGAAGACCTCAAGCGGATTCTGGTGGGGCGCTCGGCCTTTTATTCCAAGGCAGATCTGACTTTCAACACCAGCTTGCGTCCGCTGGAGGAGAGTTTCGAGGCACTGCGCACGCAGGTGCGCAGCGGCCTGGCGCTGTCGCCATGA
- the boxB gene encoding benzoyl-CoA 2,3-epoxidase subunit BoxB, with the protein MSTINYSEKIPNNVNLGEDRTLQRALEQWQPNFIQWWDDVGPDGSTNFDVYLRTAVSVDPNGWAQFDHVKMRDYRWGIFLNPGDAERKVHFGDHAGERAWQDVPGEHRANLRRIIVTQGDTEPASVEQQRHLGLTCPSQYDLRNLFQVNVEEGRHLWAMVYLLHKYFGRDGRDEADALLQRTSGDANNPRILGAFNEQTPDWLAFFMFTYFTDRDGKFQLSALAESAFDPLARTTKFMLTEEAHHMFVGESGVSRVVARTAQVMNELKTDDAAKIRAAGAIDLGTVQRYLNFHYSVTIDLFGADQSSNAATFYSSGLKGRYEEGKRGDDHVLKGQTYKVLEVQNGQLVEKDVPMLNALNEVLRDDFIKDSVAGVGRWNRVLEKAGIPTRLAVPHKAFNRQIGALAGIKMSPEGRVVSETEWAAKKNEWLPSADDFAFVASLMGRVVDPGKFAGWIAPPVMGINRQPVDFEYVRFG; encoded by the coding sequence ATGTCAACGATCAACTACAGCGAAAAAATCCCGAACAACGTCAACCTCGGCGAAGACCGCACCCTGCAGCGTGCGCTCGAGCAGTGGCAGCCCAACTTCATCCAGTGGTGGGACGACGTCGGTCCGGACGGCTCGACCAACTTCGACGTCTACCTGCGCACCGCGGTCAGCGTCGATCCCAACGGCTGGGCCCAGTTCGACCACGTCAAGATGCGCGACTACCGCTGGGGCATCTTCCTGAACCCGGGCGACGCGGAGCGCAAGGTCCACTTTGGTGACCACGCGGGCGAAAGGGCCTGGCAGGACGTGCCCGGCGAACACCGCGCCAACCTGCGCCGCATCATCGTGACGCAGGGCGACACCGAGCCGGCTTCGGTCGAGCAGCAGCGCCACCTGGGTCTGACCTGCCCGAGCCAGTATGACCTGCGCAACCTGTTCCAGGTGAATGTGGAAGAAGGCCGGCATCTGTGGGCCATGGTCTACCTGCTGCACAAGTACTTCGGCCGCGACGGCCGCGACGAGGCCGATGCGCTGCTGCAGCGCACCTCGGGCGATGCCAACAACCCGCGCATCCTGGGGGCCTTCAACGAGCAGACACCCGACTGGCTGGCCTTCTTCATGTTCACCTACTTCACCGACCGCGACGGCAAGTTCCAGCTGTCGGCGCTGGCCGAGAGCGCCTTCGACCCGCTGGCGCGCACCACCAAGTTCATGCTGACCGAGGAAGCGCACCACATGTTCGTGGGCGAGAGCGGCGTCTCGCGCGTGGTGGCCCGTACCGCGCAGGTGATGAATGAGCTCAAGACCGACGACGCGGCCAAAATTCGTGCGGCCGGCGCCATCGACCTCGGCACGGTGCAGCGCTACCTGAATTTCCATTACAGCGTGACCATCGACCTGTTCGGTGCCGACCAGTCGAGCAACGCCGCGACCTTCTACAGCTCGGGACTGAAGGGCCGCTACGAGGAAGGCAAGCGCGGCGACGACCACGTGCTCAAGGGCCAGACCTACAAGGTGCTAGAAGTGCAGAACGGCCAGTTGGTCGAGAAGGACGTGCCGATGCTGAATGCGCTCAACGAAGTGCTGCGCGACGACTTTATCAAGGACTCGGTGGCCGGTGTCGGCCGCTGGAACAGGGTGCTCGAAAAGGCCGGCATTCCGACGCGGCTGGCGGTGCCGCACAAGGCCTTCAACCGCCAGATCGGCGCGCTCGCGGGCATCAAGATGTCGCCCGAAGGCCGCGTGGTGAGCGAGACGGAGTGGGCCGCGAAGAAGAACGAGTGGCTGCCCTCCGCCGACGACTTCGCGTTCGTGGCCTCGCTGATGGGTCGCGTGGTCGATCCCGGCAAGTTTGCGGGCTGGATCGCGCCGCCGGTGATGGGCATCAACCGCCAGCCGGTAGACTTCGAATACGTCCGCTTCGGCTGA
- a CDS encoding benzoate-CoA ligase family protein, with the protein MSTSSSSPQTPAGAPAVAPPGERFNLAQHLLTCNSGRAAKPAFVDDLGSLSFGQLEDRVRRLAAGLRALGIKREERVLLLMHDCNDWPVSFLGALYAGMVPVAVNSLLTADDYAYMLEHSRAQAVLVSGALLPALVSAMTRSDHEVHKVIVSRPVAPLHPSEVEFEAFVQAQSPLARPAATGPDDPGFWLYSSGSTGRPKGTVHSHANAYWTAELYGKAVLGLAESDVCFSAAKLFFAYGLGNALTFPLSVGATTILMAERPTPEATFRRWLGQVGGVKPTVFYGAPTGFAGMLASPQLPARGDVALRLVSSAGEALPAEIGERFQRHFGVDIVDGIGSTEMLHIFLSNRPGKVRYGSTGWPVPGYQIELRGEDGLPVPLHADGSCDPGDLYIQGPSSAMMYWGNRSKTRDTFQGGWTKSGDKYVRNADGSYTYSGRSDDMLKVSGIYVSPFEVEATLVQHPAVLEAAVIGVNDADGLTKTKAFVVLKDGAQADEAELKAFVKERLAPYKYPRFIEFVAELPKTATGKIQRFKLREQESKRP; encoded by the coding sequence ATGAGCACATCCTCCTCCAGCCCCCAGACCCCGGCCGGCGCACCGGCCGTTGCGCCCCCCGGCGAGCGCTTCAATCTCGCCCAGCACCTGCTGACCTGCAATAGCGGGCGCGCCGCCAAACCAGCCTTCGTCGACGACCTGGGCTCGCTCAGCTTCGGCCAACTGGAGGACCGCGTGCGCCGCCTGGCTGCCGGCCTGCGCGCGCTCGGCATCAAGCGCGAGGAGCGCGTGCTGCTGCTGATGCACGACTGCAATGACTGGCCGGTGAGCTTTCTGGGCGCGCTGTACGCCGGCATGGTGCCGGTGGCGGTGAACTCGCTGCTGACGGCCGACGACTACGCCTACATGCTCGAACACTCACGCGCCCAGGCCGTGCTGGTGTCGGGCGCGCTGCTGCCGGCGCTCGTGTCGGCCATGACCCGGTCCGACCACGAGGTGCACAAGGTGATCGTGTCGCGCCCGGTCGCGCCGCTGCACCCGTCCGAGGTGGAGTTCGAGGCCTTTGTGCAGGCCCAGTCGCCGCTGGCCAGGCCCGCTGCCACCGGGCCGGACGACCCCGGCTTCTGGCTTTATTCGTCCGGCTCCACCGGCCGGCCCAAGGGCACGGTGCATTCACACGCCAACGCCTACTGGACAGCCGAGCTGTACGGCAAGGCCGTGCTGGGCCTCGCCGAGTCCGACGTCTGCTTCTCGGCCGCCAAGCTGTTCTTTGCCTACGGCCTGGGCAACGCCCTGACCTTTCCGCTGAGCGTGGGAGCCACCACGATCCTGATGGCGGAGCGGCCGACGCCCGAGGCCACCTTCAGGCGCTGGCTGGGCCAGGTGGGTGGCGTCAAGCCGACGGTGTTCTACGGCGCCCCCACCGGCTTTGCCGGCATGCTGGCCAGCCCGCAGCTGCCGGCGCGCGGCGACGTCGCGCTGCGCCTGGTGTCGTCTGCCGGCGAGGCGCTGCCGGCCGAAATCGGCGAGCGCTTCCAGCGTCACTTCGGTGTCGACATCGTGGACGGCATCGGTTCCACCGAGATGCTGCACATTTTCCTGTCGAACCGGCCCGGCAAGGTGCGCTATGGCAGCACCGGCTGGCCCGTGCCGGGCTATCAGATCGAACTGCGCGGCGAGGACGGCCTTCCCGTGCCACTGCATGCGGATGGCTCCTGCGACCCCGGCGATCTGTACATCCAGGGCCCGTCCAGCGCCATGATGTACTGGGGCAACCGCAGCAAGACGCGCGACACCTTCCAGGGCGGCTGGACCAAGAGCGGCGACAAGTACGTACGCAATGCCGACGGCAGCTACACCTATTCGGGACGCAGCGACGACATGCTCAAGGTGAGCGGCATCTATGTGTCACCGTTCGAGGTGGAGGCCACGCTGGTGCAGCACCCGGCCGTGCTGGAGGCGGCGGTGATCGGCGTCAACGACGCCGACGGTCTGACCAAGACCAAGGCCTTCGTGGTGCTGAAGGACGGCGCCCAGGCCGATGAAGCCGAGCTGAAGGCGTTCGTGAAGGAGCGGCTGGCGCCCTACAAGTACCCGCGCTTCATCGAATTCGTGGCCGAGCTGCCCAAGACCGCCACCGGCAAGATCCAGCGCTTCAAGCTGCGCGAGCAGGAGTCAAAGCGCCCCTGA
- a CDS encoding 3,4-dehydroadipyl-CoA semialdehyde dehydrogenase produces MNTSSPLLPNYLAGRWQTGSGPGALLRDPVLGTELVRVSNGGLDLIEGFAFARDQGGRALRAMTYAERAAMLAAAAKVLQSHRDAYYEIATANSGTTAKDSAVDIDGGLFTLGYYAKQGEALGDVRFMLDGPAARMAKDPTFQSQHIMVPTHGVALFINAFNFPSWGLWEKAAPALLSGVPVIIKPATATAWLTQRMVQDVIDAGVLPAGALSVVCGSSNGLMDALQPFDVLSFTGSAETAHVIRSHRAVAAQSVRVNIEADSLNSALLAPGTAADSDVFKLLVSEVVREMTVKAGQKCTAIRRIFVPAALYDAASQAISAKLAGVTVGNPRNASVRMGSLVSREQLDAVQAGLAQLRAEAEVLHDGASHTLVDADPAIAACVGPTLLGTRHPDAARVLHEVEVFGPVATLMPYASLDEALALIRRGQGSLVTSVYGDDPAFIADAAIELASSHGRVHAISPDVAALHSGHGNVMPMSLHGGPGRAGGGEELGGLRALNFYHRRSAIQASTAALKRLGAA; encoded by the coding sequence ATGAACACCTCCTCTCCCCTACTCCCCAACTACCTCGCCGGACGCTGGCAAACCGGCAGCGGCCCTGGTGCCCTGCTGCGTGACCCGGTGCTCGGTACCGAACTGGTCCGCGTCAGCAACGGCGGCCTGGACTTGATCGAAGGTTTTGCCTTTGCGCGCGACCAGGGCGGCCGCGCGCTGCGCGCCATGACCTACGCCGAGCGGGCCGCGATGCTGGCGGCCGCCGCCAAGGTGCTGCAGTCCCACCGCGATGCGTATTACGAGATCGCCACCGCCAACTCGGGCACCACCGCCAAGGACTCGGCCGTGGACATCGACGGCGGCCTCTTCACTCTGGGCTACTACGCCAAGCAGGGCGAGGCGCTGGGCGACGTGCGCTTCATGCTCGACGGCCCGGCCGCGCGCATGGCCAAGGACCCGACCTTCCAGTCGCAGCACATCATGGTGCCGACACATGGCGTGGCGCTGTTCATCAACGCCTTCAACTTCCCGTCCTGGGGCCTGTGGGAAAAGGCCGCGCCGGCACTGCTCTCGGGCGTGCCGGTCATTATCAAACCCGCCACCGCCACCGCGTGGCTGACCCAGCGCATGGTGCAGGACGTGATCGACGCCGGCGTGCTGCCCGCTGGCGCACTGTCGGTGGTGTGCGGCTCATCAAACGGGCTGATGGATGCGCTGCAGCCGTTCGACGTGCTCTCGTTCACGGGCTCGGCCGAGACCGCCCATGTCATTCGCAGCCACCGCGCCGTCGCCGCCCAGTCGGTGCGCGTCAACATCGAGGCCGACAGCCTGAACTCGGCCCTGCTGGCCCCCGGCACGGCCGCCGACTCGGATGTCTTCAAACTTTTGGTGAGCGAAGTGGTGCGCGAGATGACGGTCAAGGCCGGCCAGAAGTGCACCGCGATCCGCCGCATCTTCGTGCCCGCCGCGCTGTACGACGCAGCAAGCCAGGCCATCAGCGCCAAGCTCGCCGGCGTGACGGTCGGCAACCCGCGCAACGCCAGCGTGCGCATGGGCTCGCTGGTCAGCCGCGAACAACTGGACGCGGTGCAGGCCGGCCTGGCGCAGTTGCGTGCCGAGGCCGAGGTGCTGCACGACGGCGCCAGCCACACGCTGGTCGATGCCGACCCGGCCATCGCCGCCTGCGTCGGCCCGACCTTGCTGGGCACACGCCACCCCGACGCGGCGCGCGTGCTGCACGAGGTCGAGGTGTTCGGCCCGGTGGCCACGCTGATGCCGTACGCGTCGCTGGACGAGGCGCTGGCCCTGATCCGCCGCGGCCAGGGCTCGCTGGTGACCTCGGTCTATGGCGACGACCCGGCCTTCATCGCGGACGCGGCGATCGAACTGGCCTCGTCCCATGGCCGGGTGCACGCCATCTCGCCGGACGTTGCCGCACTGCATTCGGGCCACGGCAATGTGATGCCGATGTCGCTGCATGGCGGGCCGGGCCGCGCCGGCGGCGGCGAAGAACTGGGTGGCTTGCGCGCGCTCAATTTCTACCACCGCCGCAGCGCCATCCAGGCCAGCACCGCCGCGCTGAAGCGGCTCGGCGCCGCCTGA